A genomic stretch from Vibrio algarum includes:
- a CDS encoding TIGR03087 family PEP-CTERM/XrtA system glycosyltransferase, with amino-acid sequence MKEKLLYLCHRIPYPPNKGDKIAAYNILKFLNQHFDVYLGCFIDNPEDNQYQEYVRSLCKEACFVPLNPNLAKLKGISAFASGLPITVPHYGSRTLQKWVNQTVNSLSLDKVFVFSSCMAQFVLNRDSAGTLHHVMHFVDIDSDKWRQYAEKTHGVMRWIYQREHHTLEKYEKYLAKQFNTSCFVTDAETAMFKNMVEAPYKDRIKTLGNGIDTNYFSPSAKHELAEKYPLELQNYIVFTGAMDYWANVDAVVWFAENIWPSIRKLVPNSYFYIVGSSPTKQVQKLDSIAGIIITGRVEDVRPYLHHAKASVAPMQIARGVQNKILEAMSMECPVTATTLGIEGIDGIEIIPDSYLYISDSAENITQWLTDKLNHENKSAQVSRNWLKENYSWSARLSPLLHYLDSSLE; translated from the coding sequence ATGAAAGAAAAGCTACTTTACCTTTGCCACCGTATTCCTTATCCCCCCAACAAAGGAGATAAGATTGCCGCTTATAACATCCTAAAATTCCTCAACCAACATTTTGATGTCTATCTCGGTTGTTTTATAGATAATCCAGAAGACAACCAGTATCAGGAATATGTCCGTAGTTTATGTAAAGAAGCTTGTTTTGTGCCCCTTAACCCAAACCTAGCCAAGTTGAAAGGCATAAGTGCTTTCGCATCGGGCCTCCCTATTACTGTTCCTCATTATGGTAGCCGTACGTTGCAAAAATGGGTCAATCAAACCGTTAATTCTCTAAGTCTTGATAAAGTATTTGTCTTTTCTAGTTGCATGGCACAATTTGTATTAAATCGCGATTCAGCTGGAACTCTTCATCATGTAATGCATTTTGTTGACATCGACTCTGACAAGTGGCGCCAATACGCGGAAAAAACACATGGGGTCATGCGTTGGATTTACCAACGGGAGCACCACACGCTAGAAAAATACGAAAAATATCTTGCTAAGCAGTTCAACACCAGTTGTTTTGTAACGGATGCAGAGACTGCTATGTTTAAAAATATGGTTGAAGCCCCTTACAAGGATAGAATCAAAACTCTCGGCAACGGCATTGATACTAATTACTTCTCCCCTAGCGCTAAACATGAATTAGCAGAAAAATACCCACTAGAGCTTCAAAATTATATAGTATTTACTGGAGCAATGGATTATTGGGCGAATGTCGATGCCGTAGTCTGGTTTGCTGAGAACATTTGGCCAAGTATTCGCAAGCTAGTTCCCAACAGCTATTTTTATATCGTGGGCTCCTCACCTACTAAGCAGGTGCAAAAATTAGATAGTATTGCTGGTATTATTATCACAGGCAGAGTAGAAGATGTCAGACCTTATTTACATCATGCAAAAGCGTCTGTAGCACCAATGCAAATAGCTCGCGGTGTACAAAACAAGATACTTGAAGCCATGTCTATGGAGTGTCCTGTAACAGCAACAACGTTAGGAATAGAAGGAATAGATGGCATTGAGATTATTCCGGATAGTTACCTATATATTTCTGATTCTGCAGAAAACATAACGCAATGGCTAACTGATAAGCTAAACCACGAAAACAAGTCAGCTCAAGTTTCGCGTAATTGGCTTAAAGAAAATTATAGTTGGAGCGCTCGACTTTCACCGTTATTACACTATTTGGATAGTTCACTTGAATAG
- a CDS encoding FemAB family XrtA/PEP-CTERM system-associated protein gives MNEALQIRQITDQDFAAWDNYVDKHDKGSFFHLTGWIEIANNVFGHQHHYLFATQDESVVGVLPLVEQKSRIFGHALISTPFCVYGGSVADSDDIRCKLEHAAYELGCKLKVDYVEIRDKESYQAVLPWREHCHHSTFSCAIEDTPEEILTKVKRKQRAVIRHSLKNGLQWDNSDNPDLCYDIYAESVRNLGTPVFTKKLFSTLKKTFGDRCETLIIKNDDNDAISSVLSFYYKGTVLPYYGGGKFEARSLKSNDFMYYQLMCIAQEKGCHSFDFGRSKNDSGSYKYKKIGGCKKINCITVLR, from the coding sequence ATGAACGAAGCTCTGCAGATCAGACAAATAACTGATCAAGACTTTGCCGCTTGGGACAATTACGTTGATAAACATGATAAAGGCAGCTTTTTTCACCTTACTGGGTGGATTGAAATAGCAAATAATGTATTTGGTCATCAACACCATTACTTATTTGCAACCCAAGACGAAAGTGTCGTTGGTGTTTTACCTCTCGTAGAACAAAAAAGCCGCATATTTGGCCATGCATTAATTTCAACACCCTTCTGTGTCTACGGTGGTTCCGTGGCTGACAGCGATGACATTCGATGTAAGCTCGAACACGCAGCATATGAATTAGGCTGTAAGCTCAAAGTAGATTATGTTGAAATAAGAGATAAAGAATCTTATCAAGCTGTCTTACCGTGGAGAGAACATTGTCATCACAGTACCTTCTCATGTGCCATAGAAGATACGCCTGAGGAAATCCTTACTAAGGTCAAAAGAAAACAGCGGGCGGTTATCCGACATTCACTAAAAAATGGACTGCAGTGGGACAATAGTGACAATCCTGACCTATGTTATGACATTTATGCTGAAAGCGTTCGTAACTTAGGCACCCCAGTATTTACTAAAAAATTGTTTTCAACGTTGAAAAAAACCTTCGGTGATCGATGTGAAACCCTCATCATCAAGAATGATGATAATGATGCTATTTCAAGTGTATTAAGCTTTTACTACAAAGGAACAGTTCTGCCATATTACGGAGGAGGGAAGTTCGAAGCACGATCATTAAAAAGCAATGATTTTATGTACTACCAATTGATGTGTATCGCTCAAGAAAAAGGATGTCATAGTTTTGACTTCGGTCGAAGTAAAAACGATTCCGGCTCATATAAATACAAAAAAATTGGGGGATGCAAGAAGATAAACTGCATTACCGTATTGCGCTAG
- a CDS encoding XrtA system polysaccharide deacetylase, whose product MGKISPNAMTVDVEDYFHVSAFEKQIKVSDWGKKHALRVDVSTQRLLDIFAQHDTKATFFVLGWVAEACPQLIKNIVEQGHELASHGYAHQKANQQTPKVFREDVYRSKSFLEDTTGVSVRGYRAPSFSIDPSNEWAFEVLAELGFIYSSSTYPVKHDLYGAPDWPRHKYLRPEGIIEIPIPTNNSTKLNLPIGGGGFFRLYPYRLSKALINNFIKRSGEPYSFYFHPWEIDHEQPRMKDASFKSTFRHYLNLHRMETRLNCLLSDFDWDTMSNAYQLNGLENERSSADQTNN is encoded by the coding sequence ATGGGAAAAATCAGCCCAAATGCCATGACAGTTGATGTAGAAGACTACTTTCATGTTTCGGCTTTTGAAAAGCAAATTAAAGTTTCCGACTGGGGAAAAAAGCACGCACTTAGAGTTGATGTAAGTACGCAAAGATTATTAGATATCTTTGCTCAACACGATACAAAAGCAACATTTTTCGTGCTTGGTTGGGTCGCAGAAGCTTGTCCGCAATTGATCAAAAATATTGTCGAGCAGGGTCACGAACTTGCTAGCCATGGCTATGCACACCAAAAAGCAAATCAACAGACACCTAAAGTTTTTCGGGAAGATGTTTATCGTAGCAAGTCGTTTTTAGAAGACACAACAGGTGTCTCTGTGCGCGGCTATCGCGCACCGAGCTTTTCTATTGATCCAAGTAATGAATGGGCTTTTGAAGTTCTCGCTGAATTAGGCTTTATCTATAGCAGCAGTACCTATCCTGTTAAGCATGATTTATACGGAGCACCCGATTGGCCCCGTCATAAATATCTACGCCCCGAAGGAATAATTGAAATTCCTATACCGACAAACAATAGCACTAAGCTTAATCTACCAATTGGTGGCGGGGGTTTCTTCCGCTTATATCCCTACAGACTAAGTAAAGCGTTGATTAACAATTTTATAAAACGATCTGGTGAGCCGTATAGCTTTTACTTCCACCCATGGGAAATTGATCACGAACAACCTAGAATGAAAGATGCATCATTTAAATCAACCTTCCGTCACTACCTCAATCTTCATCGAATGGAAACCCGATTAAACTGCCTGCTAAGCGATTTTGATTGGGATACGATGAGTAATGCTTACCAACTAAATGGATTAGAAAATGAACGAAGCTCTGCAGATCAGACAAATAACTGA